A region from the Candidatus Deferrimicrobiaceae bacterium genome encodes:
- the rseP gene encoding RIP metalloprotease RseP has protein sequence MIYFLSFLVVLGILIFVHEFGHFIVARRLGVGVTKFSFGFGPKLAGITRGETEYLISAIPLGGYVKLVGENDAEEIPPEQKEKAFYHKPVWVKMAVVAAGPIGNLLFAFFVFWGIFMGGVPTLTPKIGDVMPDTPAARAGLQAGDTVVQIGERKVTTWDELAAGIRESGAGKELPLIVRRGEEEIRVTVTPEIREGLTIFGEKVDGPKIGVVASKEIIQRRVNPVAAIGRAAQETWRIIHLTVLTVVKLLMRVLPSDTLGGPILIAQMAGDQAREGISPFLYFLALLSVNLGILNLLPIPILDGGHLVFFSIEALRRKPLSPQSRMMAQQVGLALILMLTALVFYNDIARLIAG, from the coding sequence GTGATCTATTTCCTGTCCTTCCTTGTCGTCCTGGGCATCCTCATCTTCGTGCACGAGTTCGGCCACTTCATCGTCGCCCGCCGGCTCGGCGTGGGGGTGACGAAATTCTCCTTCGGGTTCGGACCGAAGCTCGCGGGGATTACGAGGGGGGAAACCGAGTACCTGATTTCCGCCATCCCGCTGGGAGGATACGTCAAGCTTGTCGGGGAAAACGACGCGGAGGAGATCCCGCCGGAGCAGAAGGAGAAGGCGTTTTACCACAAGCCGGTCTGGGTAAAGATGGCGGTCGTGGCCGCCGGGCCGATCGGGAATCTCCTCTTCGCGTTTTTCGTGTTCTGGGGGATCTTCATGGGCGGGGTCCCCACCCTGACCCCGAAGATCGGGGACGTGATGCCGGATACGCCGGCTGCCCGGGCGGGTTTGCAAGCGGGCGACACGGTCGTCCAAATCGGGGAGAGAAAAGTCACGACATGGGACGAGCTCGCCGCCGGGATCCGGGAATCGGGGGCCGGAAAGGAGCTTCCCTTGATCGTTCGCCGGGGGGAGGAGGAGATCCGGGTGACCGTCACGCCGGAAATCCGCGAGGGGCTCACCATTTTCGGGGAGAAGGTCGACGGGCCCAAGATCGGGGTGGTGGCCAGCAAGGAGATCATCCAGCGGAGGGTCAATCCCGTCGCCGCCATCGGGCGCGCGGCGCAAGAGACGTGGAGGATCATCCACCTGACCGTGCTCACCGTGGTGAAGCTCCTCATGCGGGTCCTCCCCTCCGATACGCTCGGAGGACCCATCCTCATCGCCCAGATGGCGGGGGACCAGGCCCGGGAGGGAATCTCCCCCTTTCTGTACTTCCTCGCGCTGTTGAGCGTGAACCTGGGCATCCTGAACCTCTTACCCATCCCGATCCTCGACGGGGGGCATCTCGTCTTCTTCTCGATCGAGGCGCTGCGCCGCAAACCGCTCTCCCCGCAGTCCCGGATGATGGCGCAACAGGTGGGGCTGGCCCTGATCCTCATGCTGACCGCGCTCGTGTTCTACAACGACATCGCACGCCTGATCGCCGGATAA
- the tsaB gene encoding tRNA (adenosine(37)-N6)-threonylcarbamoyltransferase complex dimerization subunit type 1 TsaB: protein MILAVESATPCGSVALVSEGRVLGERMLPRERQVSETFLAAIDRLLGEAGRGQDVVTHVAVSAGPGSFTGLRVGMAAAKGFCFGWGLPIVPVPTLHALASRFPGGDALVCPVLDARKKEVYAGVFRWERGECLRVRPDAAVPPDALPGWFPQGTVFFCGDGAVLHGALFRERMGERALFPPPGEGLPRASSVGLLAERMVRAGEAKEARTVVPAYLRSSEAEVRRGR, encoded by the coding sequence TTGATCCTGGCCGTCGAATCGGCGACCCCGTGCGGGAGCGTCGCCCTCGTTTCCGAAGGGCGGGTGCTGGGGGAGAGGATGCTTCCCCGGGAGAGGCAGGTCTCCGAGACGTTCCTGGCCGCCATCGACCGTCTTCTCGGGGAGGCGGGCCGGGGACAGGACGTCGTCACGCATGTGGCGGTTTCGGCGGGTCCCGGTTCGTTCACGGGCTTGCGCGTGGGGATGGCCGCCGCGAAGGGATTCTGCTTCGGATGGGGGCTTCCCATCGTGCCCGTGCCGACGCTTCACGCCCTGGCGTCGCGCTTCCCCGGGGGGGATGCGCTGGTTTGTCCGGTGCTGGACGCGAGGAAAAAGGAAGTCTACGCGGGGGTCTTCCGGTGGGAGAGGGGGGAGTGCCTCCGCGTCCGTCCGGATGCCGCGGTGCCGCCGGACGCCCTCCCCGGCTGGTTCCCGCAGGGAACGGTCTTTTTCTGCGGGGACGGGGCGGTCCTGCACGGGGCGTTGTTCCGGGAGCGGATGGGGGAGCGCGCCCTGTTCCCTCCGCCGGGCGAGGGCCTGCCGAGGGCGTCGTCCGTCGGTCTCCTGGCGGAGCGCATGGTCCGGGCGGGGGAGGCGAAGGAGGCACGGACGGTCGTCCCCGCCTATCTCCGGTCTTCCGAAGCGGAGGTCCGGCGCGGGAGATGA
- a CDS encoding DUF465 domain-containing protein has product MGGRSQEEKITALAEKDPEFKTLIQEHRLLDEKLKEFDRKVYLSPDEEMERKKLQKLKLVKKDKIAQILSTQ; this is encoded by the coding sequence ATGGGAGGGCGGAGCCAGGAAGAGAAAATCACCGCGCTTGCCGAGAAGGATCCGGAGTTTAAAACCCTGATTCAGGAACATCGCCTGCTGGATGAGAAACTCAAGGAGTTCGACCGAAAGGTCTACCTTTCCCCCGACGAGGAGATGGAGCGCAAAAAGCTTCAGAAACTCAAGCTGGTAAAGAAGGACAAGATCGCGCAGATACTATCCACACAATAG